The following coding sequences lie in one Porphyromonas asaccharolytica DSM 20707 genomic window:
- a CDS encoding gamma carbonic anhydrase family protein yields the protein MAYQYPAGSLIPVRGFTPQLGEGTFVAEGARIIGDVVMGAGCSVWFNAVVRGDVNSIHIGNHVNIQDGCTLHTLHGRSVCEVGDYASLGHNVILHGAKVGAYALIGMGAVVMDNAVVGEGAIVAAGAVVLANTIIPPYTMYAGTPAKYIKDVPPEQSQSLNKRTAHDYGMYADWFMNPEKYSEGSHE from the coding sequence ATGGCATACCAATATCCAGCAGGAAGCCTCATCCCCGTGCGGGGCTTTACGCCTCAGCTCGGGGAGGGCACCTTCGTAGCCGAGGGTGCACGCATCATCGGTGATGTGGTTATGGGAGCAGGGTGCAGCGTATGGTTCAACGCTGTCGTACGTGGCGATGTCAATAGCATCCACATAGGCAATCACGTCAATATACAGGACGGTTGCACGCTCCACACGCTCCACGGGCGCTCTGTATGCGAGGTGGGCGACTACGCTTCACTAGGTCACAATGTGATCCTGCACGGTGCCAAGGTGGGTGCCTACGCGCTCATCGGCATGGGTGCTGTCGTCATGGACAACGCGGTGGTTGGTGAAGGCGCTATCGTAGCTGCTGGGGCGGTCGTCCTAGCCAATACGATCATCCCACCCTATACGATGTACGCTGGTACTCCCGCTAAGTATATCAAAGACGTACCTCCTGAGCAGAGCCAGTCGCTCAATAAGCGCACGGCACACGACTACGGTATGTATGCCGACTGGTTTATGAATCCTGAGAAATACTCTGAGGGTTCGCACGAATAG